The proteins below are encoded in one region of Candidatus Methylomirabilota bacterium:
- a CDS encoding NADH-quinone oxidoreductase subunit C has translation MPTPEQARVLVQERFGVTASGEGSLLVVEAPADRWLPLGGFARETLGCVYFSFMTAVDWKEQGLEVVARVENLDANFAVFMKTKLGPGETRCASLQPVWRGADWMERECYDMFGIRFEGHPDLRRILLPHDWEGHPLLKSYAVDTPHPPYR, from the coding sequence GTGCCGACCCCGGAGCAGGCGCGCGTGCTGGTCCAGGAGCGGTTCGGCGTCACCGCATCGGGCGAGGGCTCCCTCCTCGTCGTGGAGGCGCCGGCCGACCGGTGGCTCCCGCTCGGCGGATTCGCCCGCGAGACCCTCGGCTGCGTCTATTTCTCCTTCATGACGGCCGTGGACTGGAAGGAGCAGGGGCTCGAAGTGGTCGCGCGCGTCGAGAACCTGGACGCCAACTTCGCCGTCTTCATGAAGACGAAGCTCGGCCCCGGCGAGACGCGCTGCGCCTCGCTCCAGCCCGTCTGGCGCGGCGCCGACTGGATGGAGCGCGAGTGCTACGACATGTTCGGCATCCGCTTCGAGGGGCATCCGGATTTGCGGCGTATCCTCCTGCCCCATGACTGGGAAGGCCACCCGCTGCTCAAGTCCTACGCCGTGGACACGCCGCATCCCCCGTATCGCTAA
- a CDS encoding NIPSNAP family protein — protein MIHELRTYTLQPGTQGQYLKNSAEVGRKIRGDKYGKFEGGWSTEFGTLNQYVHLWSFESLNERERLRGELAKNEEWTKVYLPPTRGMLLAQENKILSSVLPLKPPAEPGHVYELRWYRAHVGRLAEWIGLFKGVMPTREKYSKNVGVFQTEVGQLNEAVHLWAYKDLNDRAAVRSKVLQDPEWQVFLGKSAPCLAEMKSIILNPAPHSPMK, from the coding sequence ATGATCCATGAGCTTCGGACCTACACGCTGCAGCCGGGCACGCAGGGGCAGTACTTGAAGAACTCCGCCGAGGTCGGGCGCAAGATACGCGGCGATAAGTACGGCAAGTTCGAGGGCGGCTGGTCGACGGAGTTTGGGACGCTGAACCAGTACGTCCACCTCTGGAGCTTCGAGAGCCTCAACGAGCGGGAGCGGCTGCGCGGGGAGCTCGCGAAGAACGAAGAGTGGACCAAGGTCTACCTGCCGCCGACGCGCGGCATGCTGCTGGCCCAGGAGAACAAGATCCTGTCGAGCGTTTTGCCGCTCAAGCCGCCCGCCGAGCCCGGCCATGTCTACGAGCTGCGCTGGTACCGGGCGCACGTCGGTCGGTTGGCGGAGTGGATCGGCCTCTTCAAGGGCGTCATGCCGACGCGCGAGAAGTACTCGAAGAATGTCGGGGTCTTCCAGACCGAGGTGGGCCAGCTCAACGAGGCCGTGCACCTCTGGGCCTACAAGGACCTCAACGACCGCGCCGCCGTCAGGAGCAAGGTGCTCCAGGACCCGGAGTGGCAGGTCTTCCTCGGCAAGTCCGCCCCGTGCCTCGCCGAGATGAAGTCCATCATCCTCAACCCGGCGCCCCACTCGCCGATGAAGTAA